In the Methanothermobacter sp. K4 genome, TTGTTCTGCCCTGTATTATGACCTCATCCCCAACCTCAAGTGGCCTCCACAGCCTAACTTCAGCGGCCCCCGCCTTCCTGTAGTAGTTAACAACCTCCCCCACATCCTGCTTCACATAACGGGATATGTTACCGACACTACCTGTGTCTGGCTCAGAGAAGTACAAGCCTGTGCCAAAGCCCCTGTTAAATACACCCTCAAGTCTCTCAAGCCACCTGGGATCAAAACTCCACTCACCTGAAAGGTAGGTGTCAATGGCCTCCCGGTATACTGAGGTGACGGTTGCAACGTAATCCGCTGCCCTCCCACGGCCCTCTATCTTGAGGGAGTCGACACCGGCATCCAGGAGTTCAGGTATATGTTCAACCATACAGAGGTCCCTTGGACTCAGGATGTAACTCCTTATATCACCCCCACGGGTCACCTCAAGGTCGAAGTCTCCATCCTCAGATACCAGCCTCCACCTCTTCCTGCAGGGCTGAAGGCAGTCCCCACAGTTGGCGCTTCTACCATAAAGGTACGAGCTGAGGTAGCATCTACCAGATATTGCTGTGCAGAGGGCCCCATGTACAAAAACCTCGATTTCAATGGGGGAATCTGCTGCAATACTGGCGATTTCACGAAGGGAAAGCTCCCTGGATAGTATGGCCCTCGTGGCACCCATATCCCCCAGTATCCTGAGCGTCCTCGTATTTGTAACATTCGCCTGTACACTGACATGGACTTCCAGGCCGCATTCAGATGCAAGTTCCACAGCTGCAAGGTCAGAGGCTATCACCGCATCAGCACCTGCAGAGTAAATCTCAGGAAATAATTTTCCGAGTCTCTCAATATTAGAGTCCCTGAGGGCCGTGTTTGTGCATACATAGAGTCCTGCATCGTAACTGTGGGCTATCTCCGCTGCCTCAGCGATTTCACTGATGCCAAAGTTACCTGCCCTTGCCCTCATGTTACAGCCCTCAAGGCCCACGTAAACCGCATCAGCACCTGACTTAAGGGCTGCCATCAGTGATGGAAAGTCACCTGCTGGTGATAGGAGCTCCGGCATTTAAATCACGTTGAAAAATTTATTGAAACAAGAAACAGTGAAATCAGACATTCCGCTCACATTAAAAATTTTTTTATACCGGAACTAGAGGCAGGACCTCAGTGCCTCATATTCCTCTATATCTGAGGGAAGAGGTGTCGGGTAGTCCCCGTCCAGGCACCCTGTGCAGAGGAAACCCTTCTTGATACCTATGGATTCAACGAGTGACTCGATACTCAGATAACCCAGAGAGTCAACCCCTATTATCTTTCTTATCTCCTCAACATCCCTGCTTGATGCTATAAGCTCCTTCCGGGTTGCCATTGCTATACCATAGTAGCAGGGCGACTTTATGGGGGGGCATCCTATACGCAGGTGTATCTCCTCTGCCCCCGCATCCCTGATTATGTCAATGAGTGCCCTGGAGGTCGTGCCCCTCACTATGCTGTCATCGATGAGCACTATCCTCTTACCCTCAAGTTCTGACCTTATGGGGTTCATCTTGAGTTTAACCGCTGTTTCACGTTCCTCCTGTGTGGGCATTATGAATGTGCGGCCAACGTACCTGTTCTTTATGAGCCCCTCACCGTAGGGTATCCCTGATGCACGGGAGTATCCTATGGCAGCCGGGATGGAGGAGTCAGGTACCGGTACAACCACATCCGCATCGGCGGGGTGTTCACGGTATAGGGCCTCCCCTATACTGAGCCTGACCCTGTAGACGTTGCGACCGTCTATGACACTGTCAGGCCTTGCAAAGTAGACATACTCAAACATGCAGTGGGCCCTCCGGGTGTTGGGGGCGTTGGCAACCCAGTAGGACTTGCCCCTGTTAAGGTGCAGTATCTCTCCTGGCTGAACATCCCTCACATGCTCGGCCCCTATAACATCAAAGGCCACGGTTTCAGAGGCAACCATCTGGGTGTTTCCCTTCCTTGCAAATGCAAGGGGCTTTATACCAACAGGGTCCCTTATGACATAGAGGTCCCCATTGAAGAGGACAACAAGGGAGTAGGACCCGACAAGCTGCTCTGAAACCCTCTTTATTGCGCCTATCATGTTGGGTTTTTTTTCATATTCCCTGCTAAGAAGGTGGCATATAACCTCCGAATCCGTGGTTGATATGAATGAGTGGCCCTCATCTTCCAGTTCATCCCGCAGTTCCATTGAATTTATTATGTCACCGTTGTGGGCTATGGCGATTTTACCTCCCTGGAATTCACTCCAGAATGGCTGGGAATTCTCAATCCTGGATTCTCCTGTGGTTGAGTAACGAACATGGCCTATACCGACACTTCCACTGAGTTCATCCAGTTTCTCAGGGTTGAATACGTCACAGACAAGTCCCATGCCCCTGTGGGTCAGCATGTTGCTTCCGTTGAATGTTGAGATCCCTGCAGATTCCTGTCCCCTGTGCTGGAGGGCATAGAGTGCATAGTAGATCTGGGAGGCCACGCTGATGTTTTTATCCTGTGAGTAAATCCCTACAATACCACATTTGTCTCTCACTTCAGATTCTCCCAACAAGAAGGTTTTAAATTCCCGGGTCTAGGATGATTCATCATCGGTTTCAGTGAACACCAGGGCCGATTTAACTATTCTAAGCCACTCAACAGCATCCTCCCTTGATGGTGCCGCGATGAAGCCCTGGCCAAGGATTATGCCTTCAGGTTTGATGTGATCAGTTACAAAATAAATCTTCTCAGGGTCATCTGGTTCCTCTCCAAAGGTTTCGCTCCAGAGTTCCCCTATTGAGAAGGTTTCAAGTAGTTCCTTATCTTCAAGTTCAGAAAAACGAGTTTTGAGCCGGGAATAATCCTCTTCAAGGACCTTTAATTTCTCCTCAAGGCCCCTTATCTCCCCTTTGAGGGATTCTGCTTCCCTCTCACCATCCTCAACTTCAGCGAGGAGTTTAATATTTTCATCCCTGAGGGTACTGTTTTCGGCTATCAGTTCATTAAGCCTCTCCTGACACTCTTCAAGGCTTTCCTTCATGTTTCTCAGATTTTTAACACTGGAGAGTGTCTGGAGTCCGGCCCTTATGATGGCGTTTTCTATTTCCTCCCTTATGAGGTCAGGGTCGAGGTACTCGACGTCATGACCGTAGGGTAGTTTCATTCTCTCAATGTGCCCCACATGACCCTTAAGGGCTTCACGGAATTTATCAGCCAGTTCACGCCCTGTCTGGTCAACGTCAGTGGCTATGAGGACAATATCAGCCCCCTCAACAGCCCTCATGGCGATTTCAAGGCTTGTTGTTGGCACTATGGAGGATATGGTTATATGGTATTTGGCGCCGAGGGATACCCTCTGAAGTGCCCTTGAGACACTCTCAACGTCAGAGGCTCCCTCAACAATTATCCGCACATCAACAGGGCCCTTGTTATCCATTTATTTCAACCTTTGGCCTGTAATTTTTTTGTTCTGCCAGCTGTAGCGCCTTATACGGCGTGATTTTCCGAAGCCGCATGCTGCACATACCTTCTTACGCACATGGTATGAGTTCTTACCGCAGCGCCTGCACCTTATATGGAGATTCTTGTTACGCTTACCAAATGATGGAGTACCTTTCATGTTCTAATCCTCCTGAAAATCAGTTAAAACTTGTTAATTTAAATATATGCTTCCCTTATCCATATATAAATCAAAGCTGTATTCCCGGATCACCTATGGGGATATGTAGACTATGTTATCTCCACGTATAAGGACGGTTCCAAGTCTCCTTGTGACCTCCCCGTCCTCCAGTTCCTCTGCATCATTCAGCACGAGGTTCATATGGAGATCAAAGCTTTTTAAAACTCCCCTGAATTCCCTGTCACCCTTAAGTTTGATGATCACAGGGGAATTCAGTGAATTACCCAAAGCATCAAGTGGTCTCTGTACGTTAACTCTCTGTGAACTCACATCTATCACCTATCCTAGATTAAAATATGGTCAGATTATATTTAAATCTAACTAACAAGGCAGAATCTTCCAGTCAGATACTCCAGTTTTCTATTTTACTAGTATATAAGTTTTCTCACAACGATAATGGCATAAATCTTACTCTTTAAATAAAGGTGATTGCAGATTAGATGGTAAACTGGTTTAATGGATTAAACCATATAGTTATGTGAGGTTCTCATGAAAATTCCAGGGTGTGAATGTGAAGATCAAAAAGAGGTACCATATAAAGAAAAAGAAGTTGAAGGAGATTCTTGACCAGATAGGGGAATTCTCCCCGCTCATACCCAGAAAGGCCACGGTTGAAATAATAGAGACAGATGAAAACCACATAATCCTCGTCAATGGAGAGCCGCTCCTCATGTTCATGGATGAAAGGGTCGTTCCCACCCTGAGGGGAGCCATCCATATGAAGGACATAGAAAAGGGTTATGTGGTGGTTGATATGGGGGCCGTGAGGTTCCTTGCAAATGGGGCCGATGTGATGAGTCCAGGTATAGTTGATGCGGACCCTGAAATTGAGAGAGACGACATCGTCATCGTGGTGGACGAAAAACACCGCAAACCCCTTGCAGTGGGAATAAGCCTCATAAGCGGACCTGAAATGATAAAAAATGACTCTGGAAAGGCCATAAAAACCATCCACCACATTGGAGATGCAATATGGGACCTCGAGGTGTGAAGGATGGTTGAACTCAACCTTGATGCCGGTAACATAATCTCAGAGGATGTACACAGGGTGGGGATAATAGCACTGGGATCACACCTTGAGAACCATGGCCCGGCCCTCCCAATAGACACAGATGCCAAGATAGCATCCTATGTGGCCCTGGAGGCCTCCCTCAGAACAGGGGCAAAGTTTCTGGGGATAATTTACAGTGCAACCGAATTTCCATACGTTAAACACGGCATCCACATTGACAGGGATGAACTTCTGGAAAAAGATCTGAAACCAGTCCTTAGAAAGGCCAGGAAACGCCTGAACATCGACGCGGCTGTTATCGTAAATGGTCACGGGGGAAACCGGCTTGAGGACTGCATTGAGGATCTCATGGATGAACTTGACATGGAGATAATCTGGAATAACAGGATCATTGAGATCGAGGGTCCCCATGCAGGAAGCGGTGAACTTTCCGCTGGAATCATACTGGGTATGGCGGACCTCACGAGACTCGGGGAATGCAGACCAGAACTGTATCCTGAAATAGGAATGATAGGCCTCAGAGAGGCCAGAGAGGCAAGTAAGGGGATTGACAGGGCCGCGAGAATCTGTGAAAGGGAGGGTATAAACCCTGACCCTGTCCTTGGCCAGAGAATACTCGATGATGCCATTGAGAGTGTCGTATCCGATGTTAGGGAGCTCCTGGAGACGCTACCATAAATGGCTCCATAATTCCTAATGATGATCAATTTAACGGAAACCGCCCTGAGGGTACTTGAGGAGAGGTACCTTCTGAGGAACGAAAGGGGTGAGGTTGTAGAGACCCCTGAGGAGATGTTCAGGAGGGTTGCCCGGGCAGTTGCATCTGCAGATGAGATGTATGGTTCCAGCAGCCACAGGGCAGAGGAACTCTTCTATTCGGTTATGAGAAATCTTGAGTTCCTCCCAAATTCACCCACCCTCATGAATGCAGGTACACCCATAAATCAGCTCTCAGCATGTTTCGTCCTCCCTGTTGATGATTCAATTGAGAGCATATTCGAATCCCTCAGAAACATGGCAATAATCCACAAATCAGGTGGGGGCGTTGGATTCTCATTTTCCAGACTCAGACCACAGGGGGACACCGTTGCATCAACAATGGGTGTGGCTTCAGGTCCCGTGTCATTCATGAGAATATTCGACGTTGCAGTTGAGGTTATAAAGCAGGGTGGAAGGAGAAGGGGGGCCAATATGGGGGTGCTTCATGTCAGCCACCCGGACATATTCAGATTCATAGACGCCAAGACATCAGAGGGGCCCCTCAGAAACTTCAACCTCTCTGTTTCAGTCCCTGACAGTTTCATGGAAGATGGAATGGTTGACCTCATAAACCCGAGGACCGGTGAAACCGTTGACTCAGTACCATCCAGGGAGATATTCAAGAGGATTGTAAAGGCCGCATGGAGGTCAGGGGACCCTGGAATGATATTTGAGGACAGGATAAACCAGCACAACCCGACACCCTCCCTTGGAAGGATAGAGGCAACCAACCCGTGCATATCCTGTGACACCCTGATAATGACCTCGGAGGGTCCCCTCCCGGTAAATGAACTGGAGGGCAGAGCATTCATGGCGGTTGTCAATGGCTTGGAGTATCCCTGCATTTCGGGATTCTTTAAAACAGGGTACAGGGAGGTTTTCGAACTCAGAACCCGGGAAGGTTACAGTTTAAAGTTGACCCAGGATCACCCGGTGCTAGTAATGGATGATAAACCGGTATGGAAGGCTGCTGGCGACCTTGAAAGGGGGGATTTGCTTGTTATGGATTCAGGGGACAGTTTCCATTCAGAAGAAAAAGGGTTCTCCACTTTCCTGTGTCTTAAAGGTAAAGGTTATGAGGATGTCTATGACGCCAGTGTTGCAGGTGTAAATGCCTTCACCGCCAACGGGTTCATTGTCCACAACTGCGGTGAGCAGCCCCTCCTCCCCTATGAGTCATGTAACCTTGGGTCAATCAACCTGTCATTAATGGTTTCAGCTTCAGGTATGAACTGGGAAAGACTCAGAAGAACGGTTCATACGGCGGTGCACTTCCTTGACAATGTCATAGACGTCAACAGCTATCCTCTCCCGGAGGTCAGGGAGATGACACTCAGGACAAGGAAGATCGGCCTTGGTGTTATGGGCTTTGCGGATATGCTCATAAAACTGGGTGTGCCCTACAATTCAGGGGAGGCCCTCAGGGTGGCTGAGCGGGTCATGTCCTTCATAGAGGGTGAAGCGAGGAGGGCATCAGCGAATCTTGCAGCTGAAAGGGGGTCGTTTCCGGAATTTTCAGGGAGCAGGTGGGATGAAATGGGGTTCAGGGGGATGAGAAACGCCACACTGACAACCATTGCACCCACAGGTTCCCTCAGTATAATAGCGGGTACAAGCAGCGGTATAGAACCCCTCTTTGCGGTTTCATTCACCAGGAACATTCTGGGTAGAAAATTCACTGAAACCAATCCCCTGTTTGAAAGAATCGTCAGGGGGCAGCTGAAAAGGGATGCAGTTGAAATGATAATTTCGCGGGGCAGTCTGCAGGGGGTGCCGGGGGTTCCAGAGAAAATCAGGAGACTCTTTGTAACCGCCCATGAGATCGACCCCGTCTTCCATGTTAAGATGCAGGCCGCCTTCCAGCGCCATGTGGATAACGCCGTCTCCAAAACCGTTAATCTACCGCCTGATGCGTCCATACAGGACGCTGAGAGGGTGTTCAGGGCAGCATATGAACTGGGATGCAAGGGTATCACAATCTACAGGTATGGAAGCAAAATGAATGAGGTCCTGAGGTTTCCTGAATATGCAGGGTCATGCCGGGATATGACCTGCCCCAATTGATAGGGAGGAGTTCAAGGTGATAAAATGGACACCATATGACCTCGAATCCTCCATCATCTGATCTTTAAAGCGTCCCTTATAAATGTTTTATATCCAGACCTCCTGTGGAAGAATCAGAGTCGACCCCTCTCAATTCCCCTTATAAGCCTGGTTGATTCCCTTACAGTACCACTCCTTTTGAAAGCCCCTGCAATCCTCTTCACAGCCTCAAGCATTCTCACAACTGAATCAAGCCAGCTGAAGATGTCACCAGGATATGTCTGCACATGGTACCTTGAGAGTAAGTGTTTGCTTATATCTGCTGGGTCCCTCCCCCTCAGCCGCTCATTGATTATGTATGCTGACAGTTTTCTCTGAATGCAACCACAGAATGGCCTCTCGCTACATTCACACGACAAGAAATCCATCTGAATATTTAAGACAGCCTCCTGAAGCCTGGTATCCAGTTTAACAAGATTATCTCCGGTTGAAATTATATCCAGTGTTGAGTCAGCAAGTAGCCTTGTTGAGAAATTTGTGGCAAGGACCTGGCTGAGCCTTCTGTGGAGCCTGCTGGAGAGATAGGCGGACTGGAAGGGTTCAAGTTCAATGACTGTATCAATGACGCTACCTGAAAGGCTGGATCTTATGTACTCTGCCTCCTCAGGTCCTATGAATGACCTTGAAACAGCCACCCCATATTGAGTTGGGACCATTTTATCCCTCGATATCATCTCATATGCTTCAAGGATATCAAGAGCCTTGCCGGCATCCATAAACCATTCCTCATTTTCATTGTCTCCATTGAAGGCGCCTGAGGTTATATCTGCAAGTACCTGTTCGAGAATCTTCTCGTCTGTATAGTGAACTTCAACAGAATCCGGGCCACTTTCAAGGAGCTCGAGGGCCACAGATTCCTCGGAATCACCATCAAATTCCATGCCAATCTCTGCAAGAACATATACAACACCCCGGTCATGGTAGGATGGTCTGCCTGCACGTCCGAGCATCTGTGAAAACTCATTTGAGGTGAGCCACCGGTTACCCATGAGCAGCGTCTCAAATATAACCTGTGATGCCGGAAAATCCACTCCAGCGGCAAGTGCCGCTGTTGTGACAACCGCTGCGAGTTTCTGGGATGCGAAGGCCTTCTCTATTCGCTGCCTCTCAGCGTAGGATAAACCTGCATGGTAAGCGGCTGCACTGACCCTGTTCCTTGTAAGGTACTCTGCAATTAGCCTGGTTTTCCTCCTGGAGTTTGTGAATATTATCGTCTGTCCCTGGAACCCCTGCCTTGACTTCGAGGAGAACTCACGTCCTGCAAGCCTCAGTATGATGTTCTTCTTTTCCTCACCGCTCCTTGAGAATATAAGGTGTCTTTCAAGTGGCACGGGCCTTTTATCGTATTCAACCAGCTTCAGGCCAAAATCTGATGCTATTTCTGCTGAGTTTTTAACTGTTGCAGAGAGTGCTATGATCTGGGCATCCGGAAATAACCTTTTTATCCTCCATATCATGCCATTGAGCCTTGCCCCCCTCTCCTCATCCTCAAGGGTGTGTATCTCATCAACCACAACCACGCCCACATCACCGAGGATACCAGCCCTCCCTGACCTCAGGATATAGTCGATCCCCTCGTAGGTACCAACTATTATATCTGCATCAGCCACATCTGTATCAGGAATCCGCAGCTCACCCTTTGCCTTTATCCTGCTCATACCAACCTTTATGGCTGTTTTAAGTCCAAGTGTGGAGTATCTCTTCTTAAAGTCCCTGTACTTCTGGTTTGCAAGGGCAACGAGTGGTGTGAGGTAGATGAACCTTTCACCCTTCATTGCCCTGGGGATGCCTGCAAGTTCCCCTATAAGTGTCTTTCCACTTGCGGTTGCAGATACAACCATAAGACTAGCGCCCCCAAGGAGGCCCGCATCAACTGCGAGGACCTGCACTGGCCTCAGCACCCTGTTCCCCTCCCTTCTGAGTATTTGGACGAATCTCTCAGGGAGATTAAGCTTATCAATGGGCACTTTAGGGGTCCTTTCTGCTGTGGCTGTGACCATATCATAGAGTGTCAGTTCATGGTTCGCCAGTGGGTCGAACCTGGGTGACATCATCTCAAGGACCCTTTCAAGGCTTATACCTCTTCTGATCAGCCTCCTGAAGTTTCTGAATGCTGACTTATCCATGCCAGCCAGTTTGAGCTCCCTTCTTATTACCTCATCAACGCACCTTGAGCATATGATCTGGCCTTCATGTTTCGTTGATGCCCTTGAGCTCACAAGGGTCACATAGCCCTCATGGAGGCAGTGCTGGCATACCCTTGCATACCTGTATCTGATACCGTGATTCTCAAGCAGTTCTTCAAGTTCCCTGTCCCGCCCCGTTAGAAACACGGCCTGTTTCCTCAGGAGTTTTATGGCCTCTGATGGTTTTCTCAGTGTTTCCCTTTCATCCTTCTCCACTGTGAACCTTGCTATTCTGGGGCCAGAGGATGTTTTTTTGATTTTCAGCTTGCCCCAGTACCCTGGTTTTCTGCGGGTGTTAAGGGCACCCCTGGGACTTCCGGCGGGGATAAAATCAACTGATCTCTTCCTTCGATTCAGAACTATCATTATATCTCTCAAAAAAATAAGGTTCAGGAGCCTTCTTTCCTCTTCTTGAGGAGTTCAACTGCCAGCTCCCTCAGTTTGAACTTCTGGACCTTCCCGCTTGCGGTGAGCGGAAATTCATCAACAAAGAAAACATGTTTCGGGACCTTGTACCTTGCTATCCTCTGGATTGCATAGTCCCTGACATCCTCCTCAAGTATGTCTGCACCGTCCTCCCTGATCACAAAGGCACCGACTATTTCGCCGTACTTCTCATCGGGTATCCCCACAACCTGCACGTCCTTTATGCCTGGCATTGTGTGGAGGAATTCCTCGATCTCCCTTGGGTAGATGTTCTCGCCGCCCCGAATGATCATGTCCTTTATTCTTCCAACGATTGAGTAGTATCCGTCCTCATCCATCACCGCAAGGTCTCCGCTGTGGAGCCACCCATCCTCATCTATGGCCTCAGCTGTCATCTCAGGCATCTTGTAGTAGCCCTTCATGACGTTGTAGCCCCTGCAGCATATCTCGCCGGGTTCACCGGGACCCAGCTCCTCGCCGGTTTCAGGGTCCACTATCTTGACCTCGATGTGTGGTAGGGGTGTTCCAACGGTTTCGACCCGCTTCTCGATGGGGTCATCCACACTTGTCTGTGTGAAGACAGGGGACGCCTCGGTGAGGCCGTAGGCTATGGTTATCTCCTTCATGTTCATGTCATTCATGACGCGCTTCATTGCCTCTATGGGGCATGGTGATCCCGCCATGATTCCTGTCCTGAGGGATGAAAGGTCAAACATGTCAAACATGGGGTGTGTGAACTCTGCTATGAACATTGTCGGTACGCCGTAGAGTGCGGTGCACCTCTCCTTTTCCACCGCTGCAAGTACCAGGAGGGGGTCAAAGAGTTCTATCATGACAAGTGTCCCCCCGTGTGTAAGGATAGCCAGCACGCCCAGGACTATTCCAAAGCAGTGGAATAATGGTACCGGTAGACAAAGACGGTCCTCATCGGTGAATTTCTGTCTTTCGCCGATGTAGTAGCCGTTGTTGAGTATGTTCCTGTGGGTGAGCATTACCCCCTTGGGGAAACCAGTTGTTCCTGAGGTGTACTGCATGTTTATGACATCTGTGTTCTTGAGGGTTGACATAACACTGCGGAGTTCACTGTCAGGGACATGTTTACCCAGGAGCATCAGTTCATTGGTGTTGTACATCCCCCTGTGCTTCTGGGCCCCTATGTATATGACGCTTCTAAGTTCAGGGAACCTTTCACTCCTCAAATGTCCCCTCTCGTGGGTTTTGAGTTCAGGTACCAGTTCATAGAGTGTCTGTACGTAGTCAACGTCCCTGAAACCGTCTATGATAGCTATTGCCTTCATGTCAGACTGTTTCATGACATATTCAAGTTCATGGCTCCTGTAGGCAGTGTTCACCGTTACAAGAACCGCCCCTATCTTTGCTGTTGCAAAGAGGAATGTCAGCCAGTCGGGTACGTTGGTGGCCCAGATACCCACATGGTCACCCTTCTCTATCCCGATGGATAACAGGCCCTTTGCAAGGAGGTTGACCCTCTCATTGAACTCCCTGTAGGTGAACCTGAGATCCCTGTCAGGGTATACTATGAACTCCTTATCCGCGTACCTTTCAACCTGTTTCTCAAAGAATTCCCCTATTGTTTCCTCAGTGAAAACCATAAATCCACCCTTTGTATGTTAATCCTCTTCCACAAGGTGTTCTTCAAGCTGTGACCTTATATCCTGGGGTATTGGCTTTTTCTTCTGTTCAATGAAATCGTAGTGGACCAGGACAGCCTTCCCCTTTGCCTTTAGTTCCCCGTCCTGCCATGCCTCGTGGCCTATGGTGAAGGATGAGTTTCCTATGTGTGTTATGTAGCTTCTTATCTCCACGTCACTCCCATAGTACATCTGTGCAAGGAAGTCGAATTCCGTCCTTACAAGGATGAGTTTCCACTTCTCATAGCTGAGGTCAAGGTCCGGTGTGAACATCCTGAAGATGGGGTTTCTGCCCTTCTCGAACCAGACCGCCAGGACAGTATTGTTAACGTGTCTTAGACCATCTATATCCCCAAAGCGTGGTGTCACCGTGATTCTGAACATCCTATCAGCCACTAGAATGGTGTGTAGACAACCGCCAGTATCCTTGCATCACTGTCCCCTGCTGCGTGGAGGTGGTGGGGTACGACGGAGTCATAGTATATGCTGTCCCCCTCACCGAGTCTGTACTTCTCCTGTCCGTAGATGACCTCTATTTCACCCTCCAGGACGTATATGAACTCCTCGCCCTCATGGGATGATAGTTCAAAGTCATTGCTGTGTAATTCAACGTCGATTAGGAATGGCTCCATGTGCCTGTCGCTTTTGCCGGCGTCGAGGGAGTGGAAGTTGAGGTTACTTGTATCTGCCCTCCCCTCATAGCCTGAGAAGTGTATGACCCTCTGGGTTTTCCCCTTTCTAACTATAACCGGCTCATCCTGAACCCTGTCATCAAGGAGGGTGCCAAGCCTCACTCCAAGTGTCCTTGAGATCTTTATGAGGGGTGTGAGTGATGGTAGAATGTCTCCTTCCTCTATTTTCTCTATGAGTTCCCTATTAACCCCACTTCTTTCTGCAAGTTCATCCAGTGTCATGTTCTGGTTATCCCTGAGCTGTTTTATTCTTTCTCCCACAGTGTTTGCTGGCACGTGATCACCTTAAAATATGGTCATATGTATCTATTTCTAAAATTTCAGTTTAAAAAAATTGCTGTTTAAAAGTGTTCATGAACATAATCTGCCGGTGGATTACTGATCCTGGTTCTGGTCCCTGCTGGCCGGCACTGTCCTGTTTGTTCTGTTATCAGTATAGAATGTGACCTCTGTTTCATTGGTTGTGTTGTTGGTGACGTTCATTATGTGTTTCCTCAGGATTACTGGCTGGAAACCAGGGTTTCCCATGGTTTCTATCTTCTCATCGGAGGGAAGGATGTCTGTGGGGAATTCAACTGCAAAGGATGGTTTTATGAAGATACACACTGCGGATGAGAAGCCATACGCAATTAGAGCTATCATGAGAACTGCAAAGAGCCTTCCCTTTTTTGTTGAGTTCAATGAAACACCTCTTACCTTTTTTCTCATTTTTCTGATATTTTAATGTTGGCATGGAGGTCGGAAAGAGGTTACCGGCATCCTTATATAGTCTTGTTTATTATAATGGATATCAAAAAAGGAGTGTGATAATGAATGTTGAATTCTGGTGATACAGCCTGGATGCTAATATCAACTGCCCTGGTAATTCTGATGACTATACCTGGCGTTGCAATGTTCTATTCAGGTCTTACAAAAAGGGAAAATGTCCTCAATACAATTTTTCTATCATTTGTCTCCTTCGGAGTGGT is a window encoding:
- the purF gene encoding amidophosphoribosyltransferase yields the protein MRDKCGIVGIYSQDKNISVASQIYYALYALQHRGQESAGISTFNGSNMLTHRGMGLVCDVFNPEKLDELSGSVGIGHVRYSTTGESRIENSQPFWSEFQGGKIAIAHNGDIINSMELRDELEDEGHSFISTTDSEVICHLLSREYEKKPNMIGAIKRVSEQLVGSYSLVVLFNGDLYVIRDPVGIKPLAFARKGNTQMVASETVAFDVIGAEHVRDVQPGEILHLNRGKSYWVANAPNTRRAHCMFEYVYFARPDSVIDGRNVYRVRLSIGEALYREHPADADVVVPVPDSSIPAAIGYSRASGIPYGEGLIKNRYVGRTFIMPTQEERETAVKLKMNPIRSELEGKRIVLIDDSIVRGTTSRALIDIIRDAGAEEIHLRIGCPPIKSPCYYGIAMATRKELIASSRDVEEIRKIIGVDSLGYLSIESLVESIGIKKGFLCTGCLDGDYPTPLPSDIEEYEALRSCL
- the arfB gene encoding 2-amino-5-formylamino-6-ribosylaminopyrimidin-4(3H)-one 5'-monophosphate deformylase produces the protein MVELNLDAGNIISEDVHRVGIIALGSHLENHGPALPIDTDAKIASYVALEASLRTGAKFLGIIYSATEFPYVKHGIHIDRDELLEKDLKPVLRKARKRLNIDAAVIVNGHGGNRLEDCIEDLMDELDMEIIWNNRIIEIEGPHAGSGELSAGIILGMADLTRLGECRPELYPEIGMIGLREAREASKGIDRAARICEREGINPDPVLGQRILDDAIESVVSDVRELLETLP
- a CDS encoding peptidase U32 family protein — translated: MPELLSPAGDFPSLMAALKSGADAVYVGLEGCNMRARAGNFGISEIAEAAEIAHSYDAGLYVCTNTALRDSNIERLGKLFPEIYSAGADAVIASDLAAVELASECGLEVHVSVQANVTNTRTLRILGDMGATRAILSRELSLREIASIAADSPIEIEVFVHGALCTAISGRCYLSSYLYGRSANCGDCLQPCRKRWRLVSEDGDFDLEVTRGGDIRSYILSPRDLCMVEHIPELLDAGVDSLKIEGRGRAADYVATVTSVYREAIDTYLSGEWSFDPRWLERLEGVFNRGFGTGLYFSEPDTGSVGNISRYVKQDVGEVVNYYRKAGAAEVRLWRPLEVGDEVIIQGRTTGALIQRVESLQVDGDPVERVESGRAGLLVEDRVRPGDLVYRRVRRD
- a CDS encoding toprim domain-containing protein, giving the protein MDNKGPVDVRIIVEGASDVESVSRALQRVSLGAKYHITISSIVPTTSLEIAMRAVEGADIVLIATDVDQTGRELADKFREALKGHVGHIERMKLPYGHDVEYLDPDLIREEIENAIIRAGLQTLSSVKNLRNMKESLEECQERLNELIAENSTLRDENIKLLAEVEDGEREAESLKGEIRGLEEKLKVLEEDYSRLKTRFSELEDKELLETFSIGELWSETFGEEPDDPEKIYFVTDHIKPEGIILGQGFIAAPSREDAVEWLRIVKSALVFTETDDESS
- a CDS encoding LSm family protein; protein product: MSSQRVNVQRPLDALGNSLNSPVIIKLKGDREFRGVLKSFDLHMNLVLNDAEELEDGEVTRRLGTVLIRGDNIVYISP
- a CDS encoding RNA-binding protein, which produces MNVKIKKRYHIKKKKLKEILDQIGEFSPLIPRKATVEIIETDENHIILVNGEPLLMFMDERVVPTLRGAIHMKDIEKGYVVVDMGAVRFLANGADVMSPGIVDADPEIERDDIVIVVDEKHRKPLAVGISLISGPEMIKNDSGKAIKTIHHIGDAIWDLEV
- a CDS encoding 50S ribosomal protein L37e gives rise to the protein MKGTPSFGKRNKNLHIRCRRCGKNSYHVRKKVCAACGFGKSRRIRRYSWQNKKITGQRLK